From the Scatophagus argus isolate fScaArg1 chromosome 21, fScaArg1.pri, whole genome shotgun sequence genome, one window contains:
- the chmp6b gene encoding charged multivesicular body protein 6 — MGNLFGKKKQTRVTEQDKAILQLKQQRDKLRQYQKKINVQLEKERLLAKQLLKDGKKEKALLLLKKKRYQDQLLDKTENQIGNLERMVQDLEFAQIERKVIDGLKVGNECLKKMHEVMSIEEVERIMDETQDAIEYQRQIDEMLAGSLSQEDEDAVLAELEAITQGDVELPEVPSDQLPEVPEASEEKRERERPRKKPERELLAA, encoded by the exons ATGGGAAATctgtttggaaaaaagaaacagaccCGAGTGACAGAACAAGACAAAGCGATTTTG CAACTGAAACAGCAAAGAGATAAGCTGAGGCAGTATCAGAAGAAGATCAACgtgcagctggagaaggagagacTTTTAGCCAAGCAGCTGCTGAAAGATGGCAAAAAAGA GAAGGCGCTCCTCCTGCTGAAGAAGAAGCGCTACCAGGATCAGCTTCTCGACAAGACGGAGAACCAGATCGGCAACCTGGAGCGTATG GTTCAAGACCTGGAGTTCGCCCAGATTGAGAGGAAGGTCATCGACGGGTTGAAAGTTGGAAACGAGTGTCTGAAAAAAATGCACGAG GTCATGTCTATCGAAGAAGTAGAACGAATTATGGACGAAACCCAAGATGCCATCGAGTACCAGAGG CAAATCGACGAGATGCTGGCCGGCTCTTTGTCACAGGAGGACGAGGACGCTGTcctggctgagctggaggccATAACTCAG GGAGACGTCGAGCTTCCAGAGGTTCCCTCAGACCAGCTGCCAGAAGTCCCCGAGGCCTCGGAGGAGAAACGGG agaGGGAACGTCCCAGGAAGAAGCCCGAGCGAGAGCTGCTTGCTGCGTAG